The Porphyrobacter sp. HT-58-2 genome segment ATTTCGCCCTCGACGTCGCCTACAAGGTGGTGGAAATGGAGGGCTGGCGTCCCGACGAAGATGGCGGCTGGGGTTGGCCGACGTCACGCCTGTGGATCAATCCTTCGCCCAACGCCGCCAACGTCAATATGGCGCGCTGCTATGCTGGCACCGTGATGCTGGAAGGCACGACCCTGTCAGAAGGGCGCGGCACCACGCGACCGCTGGAGGTGCTGTTCGGCGCGCCCGATGTGGACGCGGGCGGGGTGCTGAAGGTGATGCGCAAGCTTGCGCCTGATTGGATGGAGGGCTGTGCGATCCGCGAATGCTGGTTCGAACCAACTTTCCACAAGCACAAAGGTATGCTCTGCAATGCATTGATGATTCATGCAGAACATAGTTTCTACGATCACCACACCTTCAAACCATGGCGGCTTCAGGCGCTGGCTTTCAAGGCGATCAGGCTGCTTTATCCCGATTATCCGCTGTGGCGCGACTTTCCTTATGAGTACGAGCTCACCCGCCTTGCGATTGACGTCATTAATGGCGGTCCGTCCCTGCGCGAATGGGTCGATGATCCTGCCGCGACGCCGCATGATCTTGACGTCATGACGTCACATGACGAGGCGGCATGGGTTGCCGCAGTCCGACCACACCTGCTTTACTGATTGGCGTCACTCCGGCACCGACCGGAGAAACGGATGGCGGCAAACGCCACCGATGGGAGAGAACAGACAATGGCAACCACGGCGGACAAGGTGTCCGGATCGCAATCGGTCCGACTGACCCTGTGGATCCTGCTTACGGTCTACATCTTCAATTTCATCGACCGGCAGATCGTCAACATCCTGGCTGAGCCTATCGCCCGCGACCTTGACCTTTCGGATACCCAGATCGGGCTGATGACGGGGCTCGCGTTTGCGCTGTTCTACACGGTGCTCGGGATTCCCATCGCCCGCTTTGCCGATCGCCCCAGTACCAATCGCCCGCGCCTGATCGCCGTTGCGCTGGCCTTGTGGTCAGCCATGACAGCCTTGTGCGGGCTGGCGCAGAACTTCTGGCAATTGCTGCTGGCTCGCATCGGTGTGGGTGTGGGCGAGGCGGGCTGCACGCCGCCTGCGCATTCGCTGATCAGCGACATTGTGCCGCCTGAACGACGTTCGTCCGCACTGGCGTTCTATTCTCTCGGGATCCCGGTGGGGACATTGCTAGGCATGATCATCGGCGGCACACTGGCGGATTATGTGGGTTGGCGCGAGGCTTTCGTGATCGTCGGACTTCCGGGCGTTGCGCTGGCAATGGTGGTTTGGTTCGTGCTGAAAGACCCGCGCCGCGCCGATGCTGCCGCTGTTCTGCGCGGCCAGAGCCAGCCCGCCGCTCTGCCTTTGGGGCAGGCTGTGGCAGAGGTGATGAAATCGCGGGCCTTTGTGCTGCTGCTGTTTGCAGGGTCAGCTGCGTCGTTCCTCGCTTATGGGAAGACCACCTGGACGACGATCTTCTTCCAGCGCACCCATGATCTGTCACCGGGGCAGGTGGGGCTGTGGTTCGGGCTGCTCGGCGGGCTTGGCGGAATGCTTGGCACCTGGCTGGGTGGCTATCTGGCCGACAAGTTCGGCGCGAAGAACCGTCGCCATGTCCTGACCGCCCCTGCAATCGGCATGGCGCTGGCCGTGCCGCTGGCGATAGCCGCCTATCACGCGCCAAGCTGGCCGCTGGCGCTGGCGCTGCTGTTTCT includes the following:
- a CDS encoding exo-beta-N-acetylmuramidase NamZ family protein; the protein is MKTGIDRLLTDPELLRQLKGRRVALVAHPASVASDLTHSLDALIAAGVEVNSAFGPQHGLKGDKQDNMVETADEMDPRYGIPIFSLYGEVRRPTGQMMSSADVFLFDLQDLGCRIYTFVTTLLYLLEEAAKAGKEVWVLDRPNPAGRPVEGTLLVPGQESFVGAAPMTMRHGLTMGEMGHWFIEHFALDVAYKVVEMEGWRPDEDGGWGWPTSRLWINPSPNAANVNMARCYAGTVMLEGTTLSEGRGTTRPLEVLFGAPDVDAGGVLKVMRKLAPDWMEGCAIRECWFEPTFHKHKGMLCNALMIHAEHSFYDHHTFKPWRLQALAFKAIRLLYPDYPLWRDFPYEYELTRLAIDVINGGPSLREWVDDPAATPHDLDVMTSHDEAAWVAAVRPHLLY
- a CDS encoding spinster family MFS transporter — its product is MATTADKVSGSQSVRLTLWILLTVYIFNFIDRQIVNILAEPIARDLDLSDTQIGLMTGLAFALFYTVLGIPIARFADRPSTNRPRLIAVALALWSAMTALCGLAQNFWQLLLARIGVGVGEAGCTPPAHSLISDIVPPERRSSALAFYSLGIPVGTLLGMIIGGTLADYVGWREAFVIVGLPGVALAMVVWFVLKDPRRADAAAVLRGQSQPAALPLGQAVAEVMKSRAFVLLLFAGSAASFLAYGKTTWTTIFFQRTHDLSPGQVGLWFGLLGGLGGMLGTWLGGYLADKFGAKNRRHVLTAPAIGMALAVPLAIAAYHAPSWPLALALLFLPTVFNSFYYGPTYSAAQGLVPLRARAIAAATMLFFQNLIGLGLGPLFFGMLSDWLQPTFGADSVRYVLYGAAVLGLVPAFFFWRCGLRLNEELDRKG